The DNA region agtttttttttttttcctttattaaggAAGTTGAGGGTTTACAGAACATCAAGAATGGAACACACAaatcccatataccacccaaccAGTAACagcttgcactggtgtggaacatttgttacaattgatgataggatgtttttataattgtgctcTTAATTAAACTCCATaatttaacttaggattcactgtttatgtagtgcagttccaaagatattttaaaaatttattctgttgcAGTATATAtagtctaacatttcccctttagtcatatttagatacatatttcagtgctgttactgTGTCCAAAATGTTGGGTGACTGTCATCGCCATCTCATCTTTAAGCTTTGATGCTAAAAcattacattaataaattaagCCCATTTACTAACTATACTGAGTTGACAAAGACCAGGTTTTTAGTTATTTAATCTTGGAATATTATGTACACCTAATTGTAGCAAAAATGGAATACTATGTGACTGTCATAAAAAGAGTAACTAAATCGGTTATCTTTGAGAAAACAACTGTTCAGAATAATCATGAAATTTTTCATGGAATAAGCTGTTTAGAGGAATCGTATTGACAGGTTTTTCAGAGTTGTGACTTCGATTGTCAAGTACATCATTGTCTTGTAAACCCTATCAATggaattaaaatattagttttttGCTTAAAACAGAACAAATTCAAAACAGAAGCGAAATGATGTATAGTGAAAGGACTGTCAGATCATAGCATGGACGTAGTGTGAGAATCTTAACATTCATGTTTGGTTTTAGTAAACAGTCAGGAAAcaattttgagttgatatttttaatgaaaaatcatTGATTAAAGTCCTTATCTCCAATACAGCAACACTAGACAACACATGGccacttaatggattgtaatagaAAAGCAGACTATTACTCATATtcttaaaggaaaggaaaactttTGAAATTGGAGCTTTTGCTTCCATAGAATCATAGcttctcttgatttttttcttcaatacaGGCTTCCACCTCTCACTTAAGGCAATGGATGTGACCAATAAGTCCACTGTGTCTGAGTTTGTTTTGCTAGGACTTTCTAACTCCTGGAAGCTGTAGACGGTTTACTTCGTGGTCTTTTCATTGTTTTACGTGGCAACAATGGTGGGTAATAGTGTCATAGTCACCGCAGTTATAGCAGACTCTCACCTACACTCCCCTATGTATTTCCTGCTCACCAACCTTTCCATCATCGATATGTCTCTTGCTTCCTTTGCCACCCCGAAGATGATTGCAGACTACCTCACCAGACATAAAACCATCTCCTCTGACCACTGCATAACCCAGATATTTTTTTTACACCTTTTCACTGGTACTGAGATTATTTCACTCATGGCTATGTCCTTTGATAGGTATATTGCAATATGCAAGCCCCTCTGTTATGCTTCAATCATAAGTCCCCAAGTGTGTGTTGCTCTCGTGGTGGTCGCCTGGGTGGTGGGAGTCATGCATTCAATGAGCCAGGTCATATTTGCCCTCACATTACCATTCTGTGGTCCCAACAAGGTAGACAGTTTTTTCTGTGACCTTCCTGTGGTGTTCCAGCTGGCTTGTGTGGATACTTATGTTCTGGGCCTCTTTATGATCTCAACAAGTGGCATAATTGCCTTGTCctgctttattcttttattcaattCTTATGTTATTGTCCTGCTTACTATCAAGCATCATTCTTCAAA from Dasypus novemcinctus isolate mDasNov1 chromosome 3, mDasNov1.1.hap2, whole genome shotgun sequence includes:
- the LOC101433929 gene encoding LOW QUALITY PROTEIN: olfactory receptor 4K2-like (The sequence of the model RefSeq protein was modified relative to this genomic sequence to represent the inferred CDS: substituted 1 base at 1 genomic stop codon); translated protein: MDVTNKSTVSEFVLLGLSNSWKLXTVYFVVFSLFYVATMVGNSVIVTAVIADSHLHSPMYFLLTNLSIIDMSLASFATPKMIADYLTRHKTISSDHCITQIFFLHLFTGTEIISLMAMSFDRYIAICKPLCYASIISPQVCVALVVVAWVVGVMHSMSQVIFALTLPFCGPNKVDSFFCDLPVVFQLACVDTYVLGLFMISTSGIIALSCFILLFNSYVIVLLTIKHHSSKGSSKALSTCRAHFIVVFMFFGPCIFIYMWPLSSFLADKILSVFYTIFTPILNPIVYTLRNQEVKTAMRKLKNRFLNSNKETQHYF